The following are encoded together in the Narcine bancroftii isolate sNarBan1 chromosome 10, sNarBan1.hap1, whole genome shotgun sequence genome:
- the dkk1b gene encoding dickkopf-related protein 1b translates to MYWEVVLVTVCFSGAGSSFNSNAIKTGSGAVHGAGYTASVTPQIPVQYGAHLNHAIEQLQFSICWEDQDCAVDQFCPSSRPGGQHCLNCRRRRKRCARDAMCCPGARCNNGICISNDGEHLQEGTLLESWQATLGTHPRRTTLPARSNPVKSQEGDVCLRSSDCAQGLCCARHFWSKICKPVLRDGQVCTKHKRKGSHGLEIFQRCDCAQGLSCRIQKGGDLGVGKSSRLHACQ, encoded by the exons ATGTATTGGGAAGTGGTGCTCGTGACTGTTTGCTTCTCCGGGGCCGGGAGCTCCTTCAATTCCAACGCCATCAAGACGGGCAGCGGAGCGGTTCACGGTGCCGGCTACACGGCCAGTGTCACTCCCCAGATCCCCGTCCAATACGGCGCCCACCTGAACCACGCCATCGAGCAACTGCAG TTCTCCATCTGCTGGGAAGATCAGGACTGCGCCGTCGACCAGTTTTGTCCCAGCTCCCGTCCTGGCGGCCAGCACTGCTTGAACTGCCGCAGGCGCCGCAAACGCTGTGCCCGCGATGCAATGTGCTGTCCGGGAGCTCGCTGCAACAACG GCATCTGCATTTCCAATGATGGGGAACACCTCCAGGAGGGGACCTTACTGGAGAGTTGGCAGGCTACTCTGGGCACCCACCCCCGCAGGACAACGCTCCCCGCAAGGTCGAACCCAGTCAAAA GTCAAGAAGGCGACGTGTGCCTTCGGTCCTCGGACTGTGCGCAAGGGCTGTGCTGCGCTCGACATTTCTGGTCCAAGATCTGTAAACCGGTGCTGAGGGACGGTCAGGTCTGCACCAAGCACAAACGCAAAGGCTCGCACGGGCTGGAGATATTCCAGAGGTGCGACTGCGCCCAGGGGTTGTCCTGTCGGATCCAGAAGGGAGGAGATCTCGGTGTCGGCAAGAGCTCCAGGCTACACGCCTGTCAATGA